CTATTTTACTCCAGAGGTAGTGCAGTGTGGGTATTATCAGTGGGCTTAGTAAGCCAAATGATAATAGCAATTAGAACAAAGCTAAACATGACCAACATAAAATAGTCGTTTATGGCAAGTGTATAGGCTTGTTTAATGGTTTGATTATAAATCCATTCAAGGCCAGAATTTCCTGGCATACCTGCGTCTTTTAAAGTATTAAGTGTTGCATCTACTTGGCTATTAGAATTATTGATAGAACCTTTTAAGTTGTGGTAATGAAATTTTTCTCTTATTTGAAAAACTGCAACACCAATGGAAGATCCAATAGCAGCTCCTAGTACTCGAAAAAAACTCAACAAGCTCATGGCATTTGGTAGCCTATCTTTTGCAATATTAGAGACAGCTATAATTGTTGTTGGGGCAATTGTAAAGCTTATGGCTATTCCTAGCATAATTCTGGGAGGTAAAAGTGATGTAAATGATGCTTCTGTATTATATAGAGATGCAGTATATGCGGCTATTACGAAAAATATGCAGCTTAACGTCATTAATATTCTCAAGTCTACTTTTGAAGTAAAGAGGCCAATTATGGGGGCTCCAAAAAGTATAAATAGAGCAGATGGCATGATTGCAAGGCCTGTCCAAAATGCATTGTATCCTAATTGAGTCTCTAGCCATAGAGGATAGATGATAATGGATCCATATATTGCAACATAGGTTAATAATGTAACAATATTCATTAGAAGAAAATTTCGCATCTTATACAGGGTAAGATCGATGATGGGTTTTTTAGAAGTTAGAGTCCATATGATGAAAAGAGCAAGAGTTATAACACCAACACAAAATAGTAAAATGATGGCGTTAGATTGAAACCAGCCATCATCATTGCCTTGGTCTAGAAATAATTGAAGGGAAGCGACACCCAGTACAAGTAAAATAAGTGCCGTTATGTCTATTGGATTTTTTATGATTTTTGTCTTATGATGCCTAAGGAGTACGAGGTTCATGAAAAGGCTTAAAATACCAATGGGTAAATTGATATAAAAAATCCATCTCCAGCCGATTGTGTCGGTGATTAATCCTCCAAGGATAGGTCCAAGAATAGGTCCTGCAACTGCAATCATCGACCATAATGCAATGGCAATGCCCTTTTTTGCTTCTGGGAAGTTTGCAAGTAATAAACTTTGTGAAAGAGGCATTAAAGGACCTGCACACACGCCTTGTAGAACACGAAAAAAAACAAGCATGTAAAAGTTGGATGCAAACCCGCAAGCTGCAGATGTTATAATAAAGAAGAGAATCGATGTTGTAAAAACTTTAACCTCACCAAATCGATTGGATAAGTAGCCAGATATGGGTATGATGATAGCAGAACCTATAGCGTAAGAGGAGATAACCCATGCTCCATTGAAAGGAGACTCTCCAAGTGATCCTGTAATGTCTGGAAGAGCAACGTTTGTAATTGCTAAGTCGAGCACGTCCAAAAATGTAGCAAGGCCTATAGAGATACAGAGTAAAAATA
Above is a genomic segment from Chlamydiales bacterium containing:
- a CDS encoding DHA2 family efflux MFS transporter permease subunit, with the protein product MDRVKPSTTQLTNTHLFLLCISIGLATFLDVLDLAITNVALPDITGSLGESPFNGAWVISSYAIGSAIIIPISGYLSNRFGEVKVFTTSILFFIITSAACGFASNFYMLVFFRVLQGVCAGPLMPLSQSLLLANFPEAKKGIAIALWSMIAVAGPILGPILGGLITDTIGWRWIFYINLPIGILSLFMNLVLLRHHKTKIIKNPIDITALILLVLGVASLQLFLDQGNDDGWFQSNAIILLFCVGVITLALFIIWTLTSKKPIIDLTLYKMRNFLLMNIVTLLTYVAIYGSIIIYPLWLETQLGYNAFWTGLAIMPSALFILFGAPIIGLFTSKVDLRILMTLSCIFFVIAAYTASLYNTEASFTSLLPPRIMLGIAISFTIAPTTIIAVSNIAKDRLPNAMSLLSFFRVLGAAIGSSIGVAVFQIREKFHYHNLKGSINNSNSQVDATLNTLKDAGMPGNSGLEWIYNQTIKQAYTLAINDYFMLVMFSFVLIAIIIWLTKPTDNTHTALPLE